One window of uncultured Trichococcus sp. genomic DNA carries:
- the nrdG gene encoding anaerobic ribonucleoside-triphosphate reductase activating protein encodes MKNPQPQEWLAEKYSKDKVADYKPFNFVDGEGVRCSIYLSGCLFACEGCYNKIVQNFDYGIAYTDELEEQIMADLRQPYVQGLTLLGGEPFLNTKVALRLAQRIRAEFGRTKDIWGWTGYYWDELTAESEDKQELLRLMDVLVDGRFELSKRNLTLKFRGSSNQTIIDVQKSLEAGEKVLWANAYS; translated from the coding sequence GTGAAAAATCCGCAACCGCAAGAATGGTTGGCCGAGAAATATAGCAAGGACAAGGTGGCGGACTACAAGCCGTTCAACTTTGTCGATGGCGAAGGCGTGCGCTGCAGCATCTATTTGAGCGGCTGCCTGTTCGCCTGCGAAGGCTGCTACAACAAGATTGTCCAAAACTTCGACTATGGGATTGCCTACACCGACGAGTTGGAGGAACAGATCATGGCCGACCTGCGCCAACCTTATGTGCAGGGCTTGACGCTTTTGGGTGGCGAACCGTTCCTCAACACGAAGGTCGCGCTTCGGCTTGCGCAGCGGATCCGGGCGGAGTTCGGCCGGACCAAGGATATCTGGGGCTGGACCGGCTACTACTGGGACGAACTGACGGCAGAATCCGAGGATAAGCAGGAATTGCTGCGCTTGATGGATGTGCTCGTTGACGGCCGCTTCGAACTGTCCAAACGGAATCTGACACTGAAGTTCCGCGGCAGCTCCAACCAAACCATCATCGATGTGCAAAAATCGTTGGAAGCCGGAG